The following are encoded in a window of Lactobacillus panisapium genomic DNA:
- a CDS encoding SLAP domain-containing protein encodes MDKRKTLIKLLTGITFIVSLTSIVHTVYASEVSQETIDYVNKLPKSSQENFKNLRDKASQATENAQGLVKDYVPYISEVSDIYYNRMASQLSVNGLDASNKAYIKGSKLLAAIDNYCSDVNTLDGILNQNNQEIYLEKFNEVNNYLMSNLNENRDIVKNFEQVLTSFKSADDSIDILIYELNEIAEYGDDTITLRKNSYVYIPNDKYAAFFPSKKLLKKGSTVHMFYSTVSNGRGFIEIAKNKYIPSVNVKGKSRKLKRNTYIMGMDGSKFKKVKKNKWLTTYGIPFVGLKEKIYYTVKGGHYVKKSAFIN; translated from the coding sequence ATGGATAAAAGAAAAACGTTAATCAAACTATTGACTGGTATAACTTTTATTGTCAGCTTAACGAGTATTGTGCATACAGTATATGCATCTGAAGTATCGCAGGAAACTATTGATTATGTTAATAAACTACCAAAATCAAGCCAAGAGAATTTTAAAAACTTGCGTGATAAGGCATCACAAGCTACTGAAAACGCCCAGGGGCTTGTAAAAGATTACGTACCATATATAAGTGAAGTTAGTGATATTTATTATAACCGAATGGCTAGTCAATTGAGTGTTAATGGACTTGATGCTTCAAATAAAGCATATATAAAAGGCAGCAAGTTACTAGCAGCAATTGATAATTATTGCTCTGATGTCAATACATTAGATGGTATACTTAATCAAAACAATCAAGAGATATATCTTGAAAAATTTAACGAAGTAAATAACTATCTAATGAGTAATCTAAATGAAAATCGCGATATAGTTAAAAATTTTGAGCAAGTTCTAACTTCATTTAAATCTGCCGATGATTCAATTGATATACTGATTTATGAATTGAATGAAATCGCAGAATATGGTGATGACACAATAACTCTTCGAAAAAATTCATATGTTTATATTCCTAACGATAAATATGCAGCTTTTTTTCCTTCAAAAAAATTGTTAAAAAAGGGATCAACAGTACATATGTTTTATTCTACTGTTTCTAATGGGAGAGGCTTTATTGAAATTGCAAAAAATAAATATATTCCCTCTGTAAATGTCAAGGGAAAATCAAGGAAACTTAAACGGAATACTTATATAATGGGTATGGATGGCTCGAAATTTAAAAAAGTTAAAAAGAATAAATGGCTAACAACTTATGGTATTCCTTTTGTAGGCTTAAAGGAAAAAATATACTATACTGTTAAAGGCGGTCACTATGTTAAAAAATCAGCTTTTATAAATTAA
- a CDS encoding carboxylate--amine ligase has protein sequence MKQDFTPILLGSDINVYGMARSFNEAYGISVKALADTQLAPTRYSKIVNVELHHGFSEDPTFIEVMREQMKIYQDHDEPVILIACGDGYAELLSKHQDELKQVFVVPYIKYDLLQKLISKEGFYKIAEEYGLPYPKTKIITMADFKAGNYLEFPFDYPIELKPEDPVSWLDVHFEGRKKAFTIHNETEMSDIVGKIYGNGYQADLIAQDFIPGDDSNMRVLNAYVDKDHHVKMMCMGHPLLEDPTPQSIGNYMAILPEYNEKLYEQVEAFLEKLNYTGMANFDIKYDTRDGKYKFFEINLRQGRSSFYVTLNGYNLAKWYVDDYVYDNLKNKETVYGNKLKSKHVLWLGIPVKVFKEYARDNEAKNLAEELIHEGRCGTTVFYDKDRNFKRWLLMKYMFHNYYGRYKKYYQVNKGQFFDK, from the coding sequence ATGAAACAAGATTTTACACCTATCTTACTTGGCAGTGATATCAATGTTTATGGCATGGCCAGGTCTTTTAACGAAGCATACGGCATTAGTGTTAAGGCACTGGCTGATACACAATTAGCGCCTACGCGTTATTCCAAGATCGTTAACGTTGAATTGCACCACGGCTTTAGCGAAGACCCGACCTTCATTGAAGTAATGCGGGAGCAAATGAAAATTTACCAAGATCACGATGAACCGGTAATTTTGATTGCTTGTGGGGATGGCTATGCCGAACTACTATCAAAGCACCAAGATGAACTAAAACAAGTTTTCGTTGTTCCATATATTAAGTACGATCTTTTGCAAAAACTGATTTCAAAAGAAGGTTTTTACAAGATTGCGGAAGAATATGGCTTGCCATATCCAAAAACAAAGATCATTACGATGGCTGACTTTAAGGCTGGTAATTACTTGGAATTCCCCTTTGATTATCCAATCGAATTAAAACCGGAAGATCCTGTATCTTGGCTAGATGTTCATTTTGAAGGCCGGAAAAAGGCCTTTACCATTCACAATGAAACTGAGATGAGTGATATTGTTGGTAAAATCTACGGCAACGGCTATCAAGCCGATTTAATTGCGCAAGACTTTATTCCAGGTGATGACTCCAATATGCGCGTTTTAAACGCTTATGTTGATAAAGATCATCACGTGAAAATGATGTGCATGGGTCACCCGCTTTTAGAAGACCCAACGCCGCAATCCATCGGGAACTACATGGCGATTTTGCCAGAATACAATGAAAAGCTTTACGAGCAAGTCGAAGCCTTTTTGGAAAAATTGAATTATACTGGAATGGCTAACTTTGATATTAAGTACGATACGCGGGATGGTAAATACAAGTTCTTTGAAATCAACTTGCGTCAAGGACGATCAAGTTTCTACGTTACCCTAAATGGCTACAATTTAGCTAAGTGGTATGTTGATGACTATGTCTATGACAACTTGAAAAACAAGGAAACGGTCTATGGCAATAAGTTAAAGTCAAAGCATGTCCTTTGGCTAGGAATTCCGGTTAAAGTCTTTAAGGAATACGCGCGCGACAACGAAGCCAAGAATTTAGCGGAAGAATTGATTCATGAGGGTCGATGCGGAACGACTGTCTTTTATGACAAAGACCGCAACTTTAAGCGTTGGCTGTTGATGAAATACATGTTTCATAATTACTATGGTCGTTACAAGAAATACTACCAAGTTAATAAAGGGCAATTTTTTGATAAATAA